In the Festucalex cinctus isolate MCC-2025b chromosome 10, RoL_Fcin_1.0, whole genome shotgun sequence genome, one interval contains:
- the LOC144026816 gene encoding uncharacterized protein LOC144026816 isoform X1, with the protein MRSPHDDTKTTVCVRVLSAVRNEGKQVEPECRLRRSESVRMRMPGRRSTFNIKRVLSPFFAASGEVFVFFLPSSVAMSLAESATGDHEEAQRQEASEQAVRSGTLPEQNGTSAPTLRIFSQDLKNLKKDLLKALKDSRPAQEHTNALTLLRDDLTQLKEDVSAVFMTTDRRDDEDTAMLQEATLPSVADSQQTPHTARRRGLCTGGRQEHQEGREEEEEEAAAADILSFRTDVKKDDVGKEMGGAKDTSWSSPVACYLTLDPDTANSELRLSEGNRKSSRAWSSLRGGQNPQRFLSCPQVSVPSSVFSSTSSPIFSFLPCPQVLCRQGLLGAAYWEVLWGGGADVGVAYGDIARDGNVADCLLGLNRRSWSLECSERAYAANHDNRTVARRMPRPFTHRVGVHLDWAAGSLSFYCVSRDAMTLIHTFHATFTEPLYPAFWLWAYNASVTLCSLTRGWESRLGISCSR; encoded by the exons atgagaagtccccacgatgatacaaagacaaccgtgtgtgtgcgtgtgctgtcTGCAGTGAGAAATGAAGGCAAACAAGTGGAACCGGAATGCCGCTTGAGAAGAAGTGAAAGTGTTAGAATGCGGATGCCAGGCCGTCGGAGCACCTTCAACATAAAACGCGTTTTGTCGCCATTTTTTGCAGCCAGCggtgaggttttcgttttcTTCCTGCCCAGCAGCGTCGCGATGAGTCTGGCCGAGTCGGCGACGGGCGACCACGAGGAAGCGCAAAGACAAGAAGCGTCCGAGCAGGCTGTGCGGTCCGGGACGCTTCCCGAGCAAAACGGAACCTCCGCTCCCACTCTTCGCATCTTCAGCCAGGACCTGAAGAACCTCAAGAAGGACTTACTGAAGGCCTTGAAGGACTCCAGGCCCGCCCAAGAGCACACAAACGCTCTCACTCTATTGAGAGACGACTTGACGCAGTTGAAGGAGGACGTGTCGGCTGTCTTCATGACAACGGACAGGAGGGATGATGAGGACACGGCAATGTTGCAGGAGGCAACATTGCCATCAGTTGCTGATTCTCAACAAACGCCGCACACAGCGAGGAGGAGGGGCTTGTGCACAG GGGGCCGTCAAGAGCACCAGGAAGGacgcgaagaagaagaagaagaagcggcagcagcggacATTTTGTCGTTTCGGACAGACGTCAAGAAGGACGACGTCGG GAAGGAAATGGGCGGAGCAAAGGACACTTCCTGGTCCAGTCCAGTGGCCTGCTATCTAACGTTGGACCCCGACACGGCCAATAGCGAGCTGCGGCTGAGCGAGGGCAACAGGAAGTCCAGTCGCGCATGGTCATCACTGCGAGGAGGCCAGAATCCGCAGCGCTTCCTGTCCTGTCCTCAGGTTTCTGTCCCTTCCTCGGTCTTTTCCTCAACTTCCTCTCCTATCTTCAGCTTCCTGCCCTGTCCTCAGGTTCTGTGCCGCCAGGGTCTGCTAGGTGCAGCGTACTGGGAGGTCCTGTGGGGCGGAGGTGCAGACGTGGGCGTGGCCTACGGTGACATAGCGCGCGACGGCAACGTCGCCGACTGCCTCCTGGGACTCAACCGGCGCTCGTGGAGCCTGGAATGTTCGGAGCGCGCGTATGCGGCGAACCACGACAACCGGACGGTGGCACGGCGCATGCCGCGACCCTTCACCCACAGGGTGGGCGTGCACCTGGACTGGGCCGCCGGCTCCTTGTCCTTCTACTGCGTGTCCCGCGACGCCATGACGCTCATCCACACCTTCCACGCCACCTTCACCGAGCCCCTCTACCCCGCCTTCTGGCTCTGGGCTTACAACGCCTCCGTCACGCTCTGCAGCCTGACGCGGGGATGGGAAAGCAGACTCGGGATCAGCTGCTCACGCTAA
- the apc2 gene encoding adenomatous polyposis coli protein 2, protein MANAVASYDQLAHQVAALRKENSHLRRELEDNSNHLCKLETETFSMKEVLKQLQCKLEQEAGTLASSGRSDVLHQLKELHMDLTNYYELKHQGQQGHPLRLLADNQAGPAEREEHLTPPPLSCHPSSSSPGRPPSCGDVSAIMSPHQFLDGAPPKTAVYSGADGRLSDHHMDELYKERNQLLGEIDREERERCWYFSQLEALSQKLAHLPRIDTFSLQMDLIRQQLEFEVQQVRCVMEERFGSSEEMIRRTQMRVARLEQLEKELQETQGSQESQLQLLGAEKPPAGEAESNTSSAGADTAADGGSKVEMVFWLLSMLANRDKEEMSRTLLALSSSQDSCLAMRKSGCVPLLVQILHEEAGGGVPAEACCSRQAKSRAGAALHNIIYCQQDEGQARREMRVLHMLEQLRTYCDSGWDWMETHTETCPGPSRITDIPEPVDPQICQATCAIMKLSFEEEFRRAMNELGGLQVVADLIHLDQQMYGMQNDPINMALRRYAGMALTNLTFGDVVNKATLCSRKSCLQALVAQLGSDSEELHQVVSSILRNLSWRADISSKRVLRDIGCVSALMTCALQATKESTLKSLLSALWNLSAHSLDNKEAVCAVDGALGFLVSTLTYRCQTNSLAIIESGGGILRNVSSLVASREDYRQVLREHNCLQTLLQHLRSHSLTIVGNACGTLWNLSARSPKDQELLWDLGAVSTLRNLIHSKHKMIAMGSAAALRNLLTNRPPKYKDASVLSPGSCVPSLYMRKQRALEAELDAKHLAETFDTLDKRSPKHLSFNKQLRHIESLAKDYASDSGCFDDEEAPNVSCSLDTGTFSMLSTYLSNSNLLQNRKQDSEPECDVDPPQMDRRQPASDDVVSAAAEKLAKKITNTVAKIDRLVEDITMHTSSEDSFSLSSEDHLADWPYGLNELNESRAKSCSPCRLSDTSSLAHRERLSRAHALLRLKSTHASVSTDSLNSGSTSDGDCGSKDPVRPAPKARILQKRPDQLDLKVAHPDHHDVQPALLSQTARQEVPERDSVDNKDKIALELLNSDAEKNQDPPVQTPASVSTKVSSDVSMASIKLSPSYQQVPLIQSVAKFGVAKTSINVQAAEAMRRQAWVPTAMTGGSMTKFSPMASSRSPTIGTMETVQKYSVENTPICFSRCSSLSSLSSGEGALDAQSDNELESDSSLEILEVDDGEDVQRAEEDETLEDLSDSQLLMTDSKTFPSQETHPITIPCPIKREKVFLRGSSPTALEDRSPSSSSENYIHETPLVMSRCSSVSSLGSFESPSIASSIQSDPCSEMIDGTISPSDLPDSPGQTMPPSRSKTPCCVESNGGEAQTGGSAAGQWENSLRKLMEVSDSKDRFNLPPELDTMIYFTVEKPTENFSCASSLSALPLHEHYIEKDVELKLTPLLQQSGKNPAVQDQDDQGLRPGERCSEGNSDDDIEILKECINSAMPSKFRKVRPSLMTNIPPHFLSSPKALHLPVYMMLPNGKTQLYPGRRIVIPQKDVKFDDSSVADSADGTPVNFSSTTSLSDETLQYPVKDSPARPLSKQGLLDEEAKRIEDLRIFSHFHKPNKMSYPPVIPAGRTSKHVIPTQKVLMQSKEVADRVASQRNREHSPSQTKKMKCQGAAGKPQLPIIKHRPESSVNQKRNAAQMSPSLVESNHLCQDQTKLVGRNHVREASRNSLSRSMTNIGRTQAKPRGFHRLKQNLMKDDAPACYSLSSSLSSLSDADFEDHTSKAQQIWYKNRHNKSLNTMQQAKPLSVRSQFDEQSSPSSVSMDSEDDLLQKCITSAMPKQRRKMAARKKQVQKASEVWNMDEDSDDPAWDEDSDLNSVEWRAIQEGANAVVTGLQAAKSQEVSSEESESVLSFMSTSSFTPKEKKFAKDKKANKPLDFAQRKPVPNLPVVFRGRTVIYTPIKETAPSQIPPPRKVSAKGDAPKNPELAQHRSKSLHRLGRPQDMELHLPKRSSTPPPRIPKSSSSGSSQSSTPSKHSQNKLASPTQTMSRPIQKKNGTPSSSPPARSPPERMGRSPVVNKVEKTPPPKTQKSPVRIPFMQNSVRPARPLSPLVTNQATGRPNPVSGKRVLPAKRSDLVRMTSAHSINSESDSNGFLRQLTFIKDSKSGLKRDCAPRVHMSRSRNGSPHRAVPGPSAVFLCSSRCQELKAAAQLPRKMPGKSTGQVQRAQPAVDKQATSTSRVTSRQRDLSERRPPRRTSSESPNRAAQRKAPGRVWGARQQQQQQDMETFKRHASSPSINILSRVTSRSSLRSSSSDSSGRAKSEDDTKKKSQRSRVNDRVTWRRIRDEDVPQILKSTLPANALPLAPSPDGAKPPLALPGKLPTILLASRSVSDATVQTDDFSSGKINSGTSPDPDSTAAILDDAAAGRGLLRKFGANTGGNTHDGDLEGNASAGKSDGHVGGAVHFRHGSPSKAARVSPFNYVPSPMAAVQEDDHKTESKSQS, encoded by the exons AGTTGCACATGGACCTGACCAACTACTACGAGCTGAAGCATCAAGGTCAGCAAGGTCATCCGTTGCGTCTGCTGGCGGACAATCAAGCGGGCCCGGCGGAGCGGGAGGAGCACCTGACTCCGCCCCCGCTCTCCTGCCACCCCTCCTCCTCGTCTCCGGGCCGACCGCCGTCCTGCGGCGACGTTTCCGCCATCATGTCGCCGCATCAATTCCTGGACGGGGCCCCGCCCAAAACGGCCGTCTACAGCGGCGCCGACGGACGCCTCAGCGACCATCACATGGACGAACTCTACAAGGAAAG GAATCAACTTTTGGGAGAAATTGACCGCGAGGAGCGAGAGCGCTGCTGGTACTTCAGCCAGCTGGAGGCGCTATCGCAGAAACTCGCACACCTGCCTCGCATCGACACG TTTTCGCTGCAGATGGACTTGATCCGCCAGCAGCTGGAGTTCGAAGTTCAGCAGGTGCGCTGCGTGATGGAGGAACGCTTCGGGAGCAGCGAGGAGATGATACGTCGCACTCAG ATGCGCGTGGCTCGCCTGGAGCAGCTGGAGAAAGAACTGCAGGAGACCCAAGGGAGTCAAGAGAGCCAACTTCAG cTGCTGGGCGCCGAGAAGCCTCCCGCCGGAGAAGCGGAGAGCAACACGTCGTCGGCAGGCGCGGACACGGCGGCAGACGGAGGCAGCAAG GTGGAGATGGTCTTCTGGCTGCTGTCCATGCTGGCCAACAGGGACAAGGAGGAGATGTCCCGGACCCTGCTGGCCCTGTCCAGCTCGCAGGACAGCTGCCTGGCCATGAGGAAGTCCGGCTGCGTTCCCCTGCTGGTCCAGATCCTCCACGAAGAAGCCGGCGGAGGCGTGCCGGCGGAGGCGTGCTGCAGCCGGCAGGCCAAATCCCGAGCCGGCGCCGCCCTGCACAACATCATTTACTGCCAGCAGGACGAGGGCCAGGCCCGCCGGGAGATGAGGGTTCTGCACATGCTGGAGCAGCTTCGGACTTACTGCGACAGCGGCTGGGACTGGATGGAGACCCACACCGAGACCTGTCCCGGTCCAAGCAGAATCACCG ATATCCCCGAACCCGTAGACCCTCAGATCTGTCAGGCCACGTGCGCCATCATGAAGCTTTCCTTCGAAGAAGAGTTCCGCCGCGCAATGAACGAATTAG GTGGCCTGCAGGTGGTGGCGGATCTGATCCACTTGGACCAGCAAATGTACGGCATGCAGAACGACCCCATCAACATGGCGCTGCGGCGCTACGCTGGCATGGCCTTGACCAACCTCACCTTTGGAGATGTGGTCAACAAG GCCACTCTGTGCTCCCGGAAGAGTTGCCTGCAAGCTCTGGTGGCCCAGTTGGGCTCAGACAGCGAGGAGCTCCACCAAGTGGTCTCCAGCATTTTGAGGAACTTGTCCTGGCGGGCCGACATCAGCAGCAAGCGAGTCTTGAGGGACATCGGCTGCGTGTCTGCCCTGATGACGTGCGCCCTGCAGGCCACCAAG GAATCCACTTTGAAGAGCCTGCTGAGTGCCCTGTGGAATCTGTCGGCTCACAGCTTGGACAACAAGGAGGCGGTGTGCGCGGTGGACGGCGCGCTGGGCTTTCTGGTTAGCACGCTGACATACCGCTGCCAGACCAACTCGCTCGCCATCATCGAGAGCGGCGGCGGGATCCTGAGAAATGTGTCCAGTCTGGTGGCCTCACGAGAAGACTACCG gcAAGTCCTGCGAGAGCACAACTGCCTCCAGACTCTGCTGCAACACCTGCGCTCGCACAGCTTGACCATCGTCGGCAACGCTTGCGGAACACTTTGGAACCTGTCGGCCCGAAGCCCAAAGGACCAGGAGCTGCTTTGGGACTTGGGTGCAGTGAGCACATTACGCAATCTGATCCACTCCAAACACAAGATGATCGCTATGGGCAGCGCCGCAGCTCTGAGGAACCTGCTGACCAATCGACCCCCAAAGTACAAGGACGCTTCGGTGCTCTCGCCGGGATCCTGCGTGCCTTCGCTTTACATGAGGAAGCAGAGGGCGTTGGAGGCCGAGCTGGATGCCAAACACCTGGCTGAGACTTTTGACACGCTGGACAAGCGGAGTCCCAAGCACTTGAGCTTCAACAAGCAACTGCGCCACATTGAAAGTCTGGCCAAGGATTACGCGTCCGATTCCGGCTGTTTCGATGACGAAGAGGCCCCCAACGTCTCCTGCAGTCTGGACACTGGAACGTTCTCCATGCTGTCCACGTACCTCAGCAACTCCAACTTGCTACAGAACCGTAAGCAGGACAGTGAGCCCGAGTGTGACGTGGACCCGCCTCAGATGGACCGGAGACAACCGGCATCTGATGACGTCGTGTCCGCCGCTGCTGAGAAGCTGGCGAAGAAGATCACCAACACGGTTGCAAAGATTGACAGACTCGTGGAGGACATCACCATGCACACTTCCTCCGAAGACAGCTTCAGCCTCAGCTCTGAAGACCACCTGGCAGACTGGCCTTATGGATTGAACGAGCTCAACGAGAGTCGCGCCAAGTCGTGCTCCCCCTGCCGCCTGTCAGACACGAGCAGCTTGGCCCATCGAGAACGCCTCAGCAGGGCCCACGCCTTGCTGCGCCTGAAAAGCACTCACGCAAGCGTATCCACCGACAGCTTGAACAGCGGCAGCACCAGCGACGGCGACTGTGGCAGCAAAGACCCGGTGCGACCCGCTCCAAAAGCTCGGATCCTCCAAAAACGACCCGACCAGCTGGACCTGAAGGTGGCTCACCCAGACCATCACGATGTGCAACCTGCTCTCTTGAGTCAGACTGCCCGGCAAGAAGTTCCTGAGAGGGATTCCGTGGATAACAAAGACAAAATTGCTTTGGAACTCCTCAACTCGGATGCAGAAAAGAACCAGGACCCGCCGGTGCAAACTCCTGCGAGCGTGTCCACAAAAGTCTCTTCCGACGTCAGCATGGCCTCCATCAAACTTTCTCCTTCATATCAGCAGGTTCCGCTCATTCAGAGCGTTGCAAAATTTGGTGTCGCAAAGACGTCGATCAACGTTCAGGCCGCTGAAGCCATGAGGAGGCAAGCGTGGGTGCCCACTGCCATGACCGGAGGCAGCATGACCAAGTTTTCTCCAATGGCATCCAGCAGGAGTCCAACCATCGGCACCATGGAGACGGTCCAGAAATACTCGGTGGAAAACACGCCAATCTGCTTTTCTCGGTGCAGCTCCTTGTCCTCCTTGTCGTCTGGGGAGGGAGCGCTGGATGCACAAAGTGACAACGAGCTGGAGAGTGACTCCTCACTTGAAATCCTTGAAGTGGACGATGGAGAGGATGTCCAGAGGGCCGAGGAGGATGAGACCTTAGAGGATCTGAGTGACAGCCAGCTGCTCATGACCGACTCCAAAACCTTCCCTAGCCAAGAGACCCATCCCATCACAATTCCGTGTCCGATCAAAAGGGAGAAGGTCTTCCTTCGGGGCTCCTCACCAACAGCACTCGAAGACAGATCACCGTCCAGTTCCTCTGAGAACTACATCCACGAGACTCCTCTGGTCATGAGTCGCTGCAGTTCAGTCAGTTCCCTGGGCAGTTTCGAGTCACCGTCCATTGCGAGCTCCATCCAAAGCGATCCCTGCAGCGAGATGATCGATGGAACCATCAGCCCCAGCGATCTTCCAGACAGCCCCGGGCAAACCATGCCTCCCAGTCGAAGCAAGACCCCTTGTTGCGTGGAGTCCAATGGCGGAGAAGCGCAGACGGGAGGTTCGGCGGCGGGTCAGTGGGAAAACAGTCTGCGGAAGTTGATGGAGGTCAGCGACTCCAAAGACAGGTTTAACCTTCCTCCCGAATTGGACACAATGATCTACTTCACCGTGGAAAAGCCCACAGAGAATTTCTCCTGTGCATCCAGCCTGAGCGCTTTGCCTCTTCATGAGCACTACATTGAGAAAGACGTGGAGCTGAAACTGACGCCGCTCCTCCAGCAAAGCGGCAAGAACCCGGCTGTCCAGGACCAAGACGACCAGGGTCTCCGCCCCGGCGAGAGATGCAGCGAAGGCAACTCTGACGACGACATCGAGATCCTGAAGGAATGCATCAATTCAGCAATGCCGTCCAAATTCAGGAAGGTCAGACCTTCCTTGATGACCAACATTCCTCCTCATTTTCTCAGTTCCCCAAAAGCTTTGCATCTTCCCGTTTACATGATGCTCCCAAATGGCAAAACGCAGCTGTACCCTGGGAGGAGAATCGTCATCCCGCAAAAGGACGTCAAGTTTGATGATTCATCCGTCGCCGACTCGGCCGACGGGACTCCGGTCAACTTCTCCAGCACAACTTCACTGAGTGACGAAACTCTTCAGTACCCGGTGAAGGACTCCCCGGCTCGGCCCCTCTCCAAGCAAGGACTCCTTGATGAGGAGGCGAAGAGGATCGAAGACTTGAGGATCTTCTCCCACTTCCACAAACCAAACAAGATGAGTTACCCGCCCGTGATTCCCGCCGGCCGTACGAGCAAGCATGTCATTCCCACTCAGAAGGTTCTGATGCAGAGCAAGGAAGTGGCTGACAGAGTGGCCAGCCAGAGGAATCGCGAGCATTCTCCCAGCCAAACCAAGAAGATGAAATGCCAGGGTGCTGCTGGGAAGCCGCAACTTCCCATTATAAAGCACAGGCCGGAAAGTAGCGTGAACCAAAAGAGGAACGCGGCGCAAATGTCGCCTTCTTTAGTGGAGTCCAACCATTTGTGCCAGGACCAAACCAAACTTGTCGGCAGAAACCACGTGAGGGAAGCCAGCAGGAATTCTCTGTCAAGAAGCATGACCAACATTGGCAGGACTCAAGCAAAGCCCAGAGGTTTCCACAGGCTCAAGCAGAACTTGATGAAGGATGACGCCCCGGCCTGTTACTCCCTCAGCTCCTCGCTGAGTTCCCTCAGTGACGCGGACTTTGAGGATCATACATCCAAAGCGCAGCAGATTTGGTACAAGAACAGACACAACAAAAGCCTGAATACAATGCAGCAAGCCAAGCCCTTGAGCGTCCGCAGCCAGTTTGACGAGCAAAGCTCTCCCAGTTCTGTCAGCATGGACTCGGAGGACGACCTCCTCCAGAAGTGCATAACTTCGGCAATGCCCAAACAGAGACGGAAGATGGCCGCCAGGAAAAAACAAGTGCAGAAGGCCTCAGAGGTCTGGAACATGGATGAGGATAGCGATGACCCGGCGTGGGATGAAGACTCAGACCTGAACAGTGTGGAGTGGAGGGCCATTCAAGAAGGGGCAAATGCTGTCGTGACTGGACTTCAGGCAGCCAAGTCTCAAGAAGTCTCCTCTGAAGAAAGTGAATCTGTTTTGTCCTTTATGTCGACTTCCAGCTTTACCCCCAAAGAGAAGAAATTTGCAAAAGACAAAAAGGCCAACAAACCTCTGGACTTTGCACAGCGCAAGCCAGTGCCCAACTTACCAGTGGTTTTCAGAGGCAGAACCGTCATCTACACTCCCATAAAAGAGACGGCTCCGTCCCAAATACCTCCACCCAGAAAAGTATCCGCCAAAGGCGATGCTCCAAAGAACCCCGAGCTGGCTCAGCACAGATCCAAGAGCCTTCACCGATTAGGAAGACCTCAGGACATGGAGCTGCATTTGCCAAAAAGGAGCTCGACTCCGCCTCCAAGGATACCAAAGAGTTCTTCTTCCGGATCATCACAAAGTTCTACACCATCCAAACATTCTCAGAACAAGCTTGCATCGCCAACTCAGACAATGAGCAGGCCGATCCAGAAAAAGAATGGCACGCCGTCAAGTAGCCCACCAGCTCGTAGTCCCCCTGAAAGAATGGGACGCTCTCCTGTTGTTAACAAAGTTGAAAAAACACCACCACCCAAAACCCAGAAGTCGCCAGTCAGAATCCCTTTTATGCAGAATTCTGTGAGGCCGGCCAGACCTCTGTCACCTCTGGTCACCAATCAGGCTACAGGTAGACCAAATCCGGTCAGCGGGAAACGAGTCCTTCCCGCTAAGCGGTCTGATCTGGTCAGGATGACATCAGCCCATTCTATTAACAGCGAGTCAGACTCAAATGGATTCTTGAGACAGCTGACATTCATCAAGGACTCAAAGAGTGGACTAAAACGTGACTGCGCGCCACGTGTCCACATGTCTCGATCGCGGAATGGTTCCCCCCACCGGGCGGTTCCGGGGCCTTCGGCAGTCTTCCTTTGCTCATCCCGCTGCCAGGAGCTGAAGGCGGCCGCCCAGCTCCCGAGGAAGATGCCAGGGAAAAGTACAGGACAAGTCCAGAGAGCTCAGCCGGCAGTTGACAAACAGGCCACAAGCACCTCCAGGGTGACCTCCAGACAACGGGACCTGTCAGAAAGACGTCCACCCAGGAGAACCAGCTCCGAAAGCCCCAACAGGGCAGCTCAACGAAAAGCTCCGGGCAGAGTTTGGGGAgcgagacaacaacaacaacaacaggacaTGGAAACATTTAAACGGCACGCTTCATCTCCGAGTATAAACATCCTGAGCCGAGTGACCAGTCGCTCGTCCCTCCGCTCGTCATCCTCCGACTCTAGCGGACGAGCCAAAAGCGAGGATGACACAAAGAAGAAAAGTCAGAGGTCCCGTGTGAACGACAGGGTCACCTGGAGGAGGATCAGGGATGAAGACGTGCCTCAGATCTTGAAAAGCACCCTGCCGGCCAACGCGTTACCTCTGGCGCCTTCGCCCGACGGCGCAAAGCCACCGCTGGCTCTTCCGGGGAAGCTGCCGACCATCCTCCTGGCCTCGCGCAGCGTGAGCGACGCTACGGTTCAGACGGATGATTTCTCCAGCGGCAAGATCAACTCCGGCACCTCTCCCGACCCGGACTCAACGGCAGCCATCCTGGACGACGCGGCGGCAGGACGAGGGCTCCTCAGGAAGTTTGGTGCCAACACAGGAGGAAACACTCACGACGGAGACTTGGAAGGCAACGCCTCTGCCGGGAAATCGGACGGACACGTGGGCGGGGCCGTTCATTTCCGCCACGGATCTCCGAGCAAGGCGGCCAGAGTTTCCCCGTTCAACTACGTCCCCAGTCCCATGGCGGCCGTGCAGGAGGACGACCACAAGACTGAAAGCAAAAGTCAGTCGTAA
- the LOC144026816 gene encoding uncharacterized protein LOC144026816 isoform X2, giving the protein MRSPHDDTKTTVCVRVLSAVRNEGKQVEPECRLRRSESVRMRMPGRRSTFNIKRVLSPFFAASGEVFVFFLPSSVAMSLAESATGDHEEAQRQEASEQAVRSGTLPEQNGTSAPTLRIFSQDLKNLKKDLLKALKDSRPAQEHTNALTLLRDDLTQLKEDVSAVFMTTDRRDDEDTAMLQEATLPSVADSQQTPHTARRRGLCTGGRQEHQEGREEEEEEAAAADILSFRTDVKKDDVGKEMGGAKDTSWSSPVACYLTLDPDTANSELRLSEGNRKSSRAWSSLRGGQNPQRFLSCPQVLCRQGLLGAAYWEVLWGGGADVGVAYGDIARDGNVADCLLGLNRRSWSLECSERAYAANHDNRTVARRMPRPFTHRVGVHLDWAAGSLSFYCVSRDAMTLIHTFHATFTEPLYPAFWLWAYNASVTLCSLTRGWESRLGISCSR; this is encoded by the exons atgagaagtccccacgatgatacaaagacaaccgtgtgtgtgcgtgtgctgtcTGCAGTGAGAAATGAAGGCAAACAAGTGGAACCGGAATGCCGCTTGAGAAGAAGTGAAAGTGTTAGAATGCGGATGCCAGGCCGTCGGAGCACCTTCAACATAAAACGCGTTTTGTCGCCATTTTTTGCAGCCAGCggtgaggttttcgttttcTTCCTGCCCAGCAGCGTCGCGATGAGTCTGGCCGAGTCGGCGACGGGCGACCACGAGGAAGCGCAAAGACAAGAAGCGTCCGAGCAGGCTGTGCGGTCCGGGACGCTTCCCGAGCAAAACGGAACCTCCGCTCCCACTCTTCGCATCTTCAGCCAGGACCTGAAGAACCTCAAGAAGGACTTACTGAAGGCCTTGAAGGACTCCAGGCCCGCCCAAGAGCACACAAACGCTCTCACTCTATTGAGAGACGACTTGACGCAGTTGAAGGAGGACGTGTCGGCTGTCTTCATGACAACGGACAGGAGGGATGATGAGGACACGGCAATGTTGCAGGAGGCAACATTGCCATCAGTTGCTGATTCTCAACAAACGCCGCACACAGCGAGGAGGAGGGGCTTGTGCACAG GGGGCCGTCAAGAGCACCAGGAAGGacgcgaagaagaagaagaagaagcggcagcagcggacATTTTGTCGTTTCGGACAGACGTCAAGAAGGACGACGTCGG GAAGGAAATGGGCGGAGCAAAGGACACTTCCTGGTCCAGTCCAGTGGCCTGCTATCTAACGTTGGACCCCGACACGGCCAATAGCGAGCTGCGGCTGAGCGAGGGCAACAGGAAGTCCAGTCGCGCATGGTCATCACTGCGAGGAGGCCAGAATCCGCAGCGCTTCCTGTCCTGTCCTCAG GTTCTGTGCCGCCAGGGTCTGCTAGGTGCAGCGTACTGGGAGGTCCTGTGGGGCGGAGGTGCAGACGTGGGCGTGGCCTACGGTGACATAGCGCGCGACGGCAACGTCGCCGACTGCCTCCTGGGACTCAACCGGCGCTCGTGGAGCCTGGAATGTTCGGAGCGCGCGTATGCGGCGAACCACGACAACCGGACGGTGGCACGGCGCATGCCGCGACCCTTCACCCACAGGGTGGGCGTGCACCTGGACTGGGCCGCCGGCTCCTTGTCCTTCTACTGCGTGTCCCGCGACGCCATGACGCTCATCCACACCTTCCACGCCACCTTCACCGAGCCCCTCTACCCCGCCTTCTGGCTCTGGGCTTACAACGCCTCCGTCACGCTCTGCAGCCTGACGCGGGGATGGGAAAGCAGACTCGGGATCAGCTGCTCACGCTAA